The genomic DNA ACGGCTGGGCGACGGTGCGGTACAGCTTGGCCAAGCCCGGGCCGGTGTTGGTGACTGTGTTCGACGTTGCTGGCCGTGCGGTCGAGCAGCAGGCATTCACTGCGAACCGGGTCGGTTTGGCAGAGCTGGACCTGCGCAAGCTTCCTGCAGGCATCTACCTTGTTCGACTCGATGCAGAAGGTCTGACGCGGACGCAGAAGCTCGTGGTGCAGAGGTAGTGGAAGTTCGACTTGTCGGACTGGCCCGGCAAGTCATGTCGAAGAAAGGAGTGGCGGCCCAGAGCCGCCACTCCTTTGGTAGTCGCCGCTCAGTCCTGAACGATGATTTTGGCTCTGGCTGTCCGGGTGCCGGTTTCGAGGCGGACAAAGTACACGCCGGGGCGTACGCGGTGGCCTGCGTCATCGTGGCAGTCCCACGTGAACATGTGCCGGCCAGGCCGGAGCCGCTCTTGGCAGATGGTCCGCACGACGCGGCCGGCAGGGTCGTACAGCAGGACTTTGAGTTCTTCATCGCGTGTCTGAGTGAAGTCAATCCAGACCCGGTTCTGCACGATGCTTGGTTTGACTAACGGTTCGTGCCGCGCTGCCATGCCGGCAGACAATTCTTCCAAGGCAGTGACCGTTCCTTTGAACTGAACGAGCGGGAGGGCGTCGTCTCGCTGACCCAAAGACACGGGCAGTGTGTACCACGTATCTTCGAGATAGGGCATTATCTCGAGCCGCAGGTTGGGTATCGAGTCAACGCCGTAGCGGATGATCGCTCTGCTTGGGCGGCCCTGGATGACAGGAAACATACATGAGTCCTGTGAGTTTGGAGGTCCTTTCCAGTCGGGAGTGGGGTGACAAATCGGATAGGGCACCAGAGGAACGTACCAGGTAACGCTGTCAATCTGTACGGTGTAGTCTCGCGTCCGCAGCCAACCAGTGATTGCATATCCGGCCTGCGCGGCCGAGACTGCTAACGCAAGTAGGAACAAAACGTTCGGCAACGAATGCTTCCTCATGGGACCTCCTATCAGCTCGCCATGATCATTGCTAGCGCTTGACCAGACATGTAGCGGCGCCGGAGCCTGCTGATGTTGCAAAGAATAGGCCATTCGGCAATGAGGAAATGTTATTGGTCCCGGGGTGAAGTTCCGCGACTTTCTGCCCAAGATGGTTGAAAAGCTGTACTGGGTCGTGTCCAGGCAGGAAGACGACAGTCCGAGCCGGATTCGGCAGCAACCGCGGGCCTCGGCCCGGTTGCGGTGAAATTGGCTCTGCAGCGCCCCCCACACCCAGACCGCGGCGGTAGTACACCTGCTTAGTTCCACTCTCGCGGCCAATCCAAAAGGCGTGAACATTGTGGTCGTCGTCAATTACGACCATGGGGTTTTGTCGAACCGCTCCGGACGGGAATCCGGTCAATTCAACTGTATCGCCCCAGCCGGAAGCAGCCTCGTTCCCACGAAAGTACATAACCCGACTGCTGGACATGAGGCCGAGCGCATGGAGGCCATTGTATTCGTCGGCCCAGCAATCTTCAATTCCAAGGCCTGGCCAAGGGAGAGCCCGCGGTGTGCCCCAGGATAACCCGCCGTTCGAGGAAACGACATAGTCGTCTTCCCGGTTGCAGCTGAATGTGATAACAATTGCCTGACTACGGTCAGAATAGACGCCCTTGGTCGTGGCTCCTGAGTCGTAGCTTGTTGTCTGGTACGGGGTGCTCCATGACAGCCCGTTGTCAGTTGAGCGGGCATACCAGACCTGCCCCACGGTCGTACCGCACCGCCAGATTGCGTGCACCCTGCCCTGGTGGTCAGCGGTGACACGGACCGCGTCGTACTTAGCGCCTTGGCATACGACAATAGGACCTTCCCAGTTCTGACCGCTGTTCGTCGTTCTCCAGAGCTGGACGCGGTCACCGCTCGAATTGACGTCGAGCACGTAGGCGCGGGCTTCATCGTCAGCAGCATACGCAGGTTCCTGATAAGGGCTGGTGAGCACGACAGCCGGTTCCCAGGTCTCGCCGTTGTTGGTCGAACGGCGGTAGTAAATGTTGGTGGTGTACTTGCGGCAGTTGAAAAAGTGGAGAACGCCGGCTCCGTCGGCATACAACCCGAACCTGTTTCCGAATGTGGCCGAGTCGAGAAAAACCGGAGCCTGCCACGTAGAGCCTTGGTCGGTGCTCCTCATGTAGAGTACGACATCGGTTGCACTGAGTTTACCAGCGTAGGCAAGATGGACGTAGTTGCCCTGCGTAGCGCAGCTCCTGCCCTTGGTCGGTAGAGATGCATTGTCTGGACCACTGGTGAGCTGCTGGATTGGGTCCCAGCCGGCGGTTGCGACCCTAAGCAGGCCAAGCGCGAACAGGACGAGGCAGACGAAGGTATAGGTACGGAGCTTCTCCATGTTTCCTCCTTGTGCGCCTCATGTCAAGTTACTCAGATTTGTGCTGTTTTGCCACGACGCTGTGCGTTAGGTGAGGCGGCAGATTCACATCTCACTTGATTCTACCGCTGGCTGCTCGAGTGTCAAGCCAAGTAAGGCTGAGATGACGGTGCCGATGAAGTACTTGACAGCAGGGGCCAGGGGCATAGAATAGACCGAGCGTCGGAGCGCAGAATCTGTGCTCCAGGGTTACATCCGGATGCGAATCAACAGAACCCTGCCGTAGGCAGTTTCAGATGTCTACATCGCGGAAGCTGTTTGGGTGGGGTGAGATGGTAAAGGGTGCACAGGAATGATAAGGAGGCCACAATGAGACGTGTATGTGTTGCGCTGGCAGTCCTGGTGCTCCCAGCACTATGGATAACTGCCAATGCTGCGTCTGTGTCAATCAGACCACAGTCACTGAGCGCGCGGGTAGAACAAGTCCAGGCTCTTCGCCATAGACCAGACAGACTACAGTTGCTGAAGTCAGCCGGTGATGTAGTGACTCCAGGCCAGCCTCAAGCGCAGAGCGGCATTCGCAGGCTTGAGACACCGTGGGTGCCGACTGATGCTCTGTCCCAGTGGGACTGGCCTGAGTGCGGCTACGAGACCGAGAACTGCGCCTGGATAAAGTCCGTGCCTCTGAGTGACGTCCTGGAGCCGTATCTTTGGGATGACTGGCCATACGGTGGCGCACCGTGGAATGGGCACCCTGTCACTGCTGGTGACATTGTCTGTTTCGGTGGCCCGGGGTATATCAGGGCGTACGACATAACCGATGGAACGGTTCTGTGGGAGCGGTCGCTTGGAGGCACCGGCTACTGGGAGGGATGCTACGCAATCTTCTCGTATGGTGGTACCGAGTACATGCTTGCCGCGCATTATACCGGCGGTGGCGCTAGCGGTACTGAGGCTGCTGCGGGTGCTTTCCGTGTGACCGACGGAGCTCCGCTCTGGACTCGGACATGGGATATCAACATGCCGGTCTGGCACTTTGCAACACCGACAATTATCGGAACTAAGGCGTACTACGCAACATTTGACTACGACCAGCTTAATGGAACGATTGGCCCCGGGCACATACTTGAGGTAGACCTCAGTAACGGTGCCATCAGTTCGTTCCCCCAGTTTACTACCGGAACCGGATGCTGGTCAGGAGGTCAGGCAACTGACGGCCAGTTCATGTATCCAGCCTGTGGGTCGTACATCGGTCCGGGTAGGGTCGAGAAGTGGAATCTTACGACCAAGACTCAGGTCGCGGTAAGCCAGTCAATGGGCGAGCCGGCCTGGGGCGGTACTGCCTATGCCGAGGTGAACGGAATCGGATATGTGTATGCGCTGAGTGCGGCTACTCAGTCGAGCGGCGGACACGTCTGGTGCTTCAAGGCTTCTGACCTCAGTCTGGTCTGGAGTGTTGCAGTTTCAGGCGGTTTTGACTGTCAGGTGCCTACGGTAACGGACAATGGCGTGTATGTTACAACCTACTCCGGGGGCTATCTATACAACTTCGACCTTCTAACCGGAGCCAAGCTGCCCGGCTGGCCGGCACAGTACGTCACGATGCCAGGCGGCTATGGACAGGACGGTCAGCTTGCTGCGACTGGCAGAGATGGTCAGGGCGAACGGCTGTACGTGGCTGATGGTGTCGACCTCTGGGTGTACGACCAGCTGACAGGTACGGCACTTCAGCGGGTGAGTTACACTTGGGGCTCGGGTTGTTGCGTCATCAGGCCAGCCGGGTATTGCATTATCAACAGCTGGTGGGACGATATCGCGGTTTATGAGATTCAGGACCGGACAACACTGGCTCACGATGTGGGCGTCAGTGCGATACTTGAGCCGTCCTCAGCCCGGGTCCACACTGGCGAGCAGATCACTCCAACGGTCACTGTTACCAATTTTGGCACGAGTGATGAGTACGATGTGCCGGTTTACTTTGTAGCCGAGCGCGAAGGCACGCCAGAGTACACCGGCTACAGAGAGATTTCAGTCCTGCCTTCAGGCAGTTCGGTGGATGTCAACTTTCTGCCTGACTGGGAAGTCGCGGCTTTGCTCTGGCACGGCTACACGATTGATGCGTACACTGACCTTTCCGGCGACCAGAATCCGAACAATGACCATAGGGGCATGATTTGCCTTGTGACTGCGGACACGCTCTTTTCCAACAGAATAATGACCGACGCCGCACCGACAATAGATGGTACGATGTCGCCGGGTGAGTGGGACGAGGCATACGCTTTCAACGCCTCCAATGTGTTCGGCTGGTTCGGCACGCCGCATGGGCCTGAGGCAGCGTATGGATGGCTTCTGCACGACGGAAACTACCTGTATATGGCCTATTCCATGCCGGAAGACCCGAATCGGAGCATCGAGGACCAGATTCAGTTCTTCTGTGATGAAAACAACAATGGCGTATGGGAGATGGGTTTGACAGAGGGGCAGCACAGTATCTGGGTGAACGGCAGTTTGGCCGACCAGGTGCAGTACCGACCATGGATGCCGACCAGCCCGCCGAGCCCGGGTACGTGGATGCCTGCAACCGGCAGCCAGAGTGCCTCCAGCGCCAGCAGCGGTCACATGGTATTCGAGGCCAGGATACCATTCGGCTCAGACCTGTGGAATCTCAATCTGAACCCGAATGGCGACACCTGCGGCCTGTGGCTGTTTGAGCTGGCCGGCCCAGTTGCGTCTGCGACATGGTACGGCTGGTGGCGGTCTGAGATTTCAGACGCGCAGTGTACCTACCCGCAGTACTACGGTAAGTTGATTCTGCTGCCGCCACCAGAACCGGTGGTGTCCGGCGTCGTACCTGACGTTGGTCCGCGTCTGTGGACGGGCGATGTAACTATCTATGGAAGCAACTTTGCGCCCGGGGCCAGCTCAAACTTTGGCACCGGAATCACCGTGAACTCAACTACGTACAACAGTCCGACTCAGCTGACGGCAAACATCACGATTGCGGCGACTGCACCGACCGGGCCACACGATGTCGCAGTTACTACTGTCGGCGGTACCGCTACGTTGCAAGGTGGTTTCACAGTGACCAATCCTGTACCAACGCTGACGAGCATTGTGCCAACATCCGGCGACCGTCTGCAGACGTTGGACGTGACGTTCGATGGCAGCAACTACATTCAGGATGTCACAACAGTGAGCTTCGGCACCAACATCACGGTCAACTCGGTCACGGTGACAGACCCGACCCAGCTCAGCGCCAATATCACGATTGCGGCTGCTGCAGCTACCGGTGCACGAGACGTATCTGTGACCAATCCGGCGCCAGGCGGCGGTACTGCGACGCTGAGCGGCGGTTTCACGGTGACCAACCCGGCGCCGACGTTGACAGGCATTCTACCGAATATCGGTGCGCGGACTGCAACCTTGGATGTGAGCTTCACCGGTAACAACTTCTTCGGTGATGCGACCACGGTTGACTTTGGCGCCGATATCACGGTGAATTCGGTGACGGTCAACAGTCTGACCCAGCTTGTTGCCAACATCACGATTGACGCGTCTGCGGCGCTTGGTCCACGCGATGTGTCGGTTATCAATGCGGGACCGGGCGGCGGTACCGCGACGCTGACCGATGGTTTCACGGTTGTTGAAGCGGCCCCGGGTGCATTCGACCTACTGACTCCTCCGAACCATGCAACCGGAGTTCCTACTTCAGGCGAACTGACCTGGGAACCGGCAGACGGTGCTACGACCTATGACGTGTATCTGGGCACGACCTCGCCACCGCCGTTGTACGACGATGACATCGGCAACGTTACGAGCTACGCGTATTCAGGTCTCGCCGGCAACCGACGTTACTACTGGGCGATTGAGGCGAGAAACTCGAATCCGGTTCCGACTAGGTGTAACGAAGACTTCGACTTCACTACCCAGGCGGGCGGAGTTCTCCACGACGTGGGCGTGACCGCGGTGCTGCGTCCGGCAACGGTCGTTGGCCTTGGCCAGGATGTGTATCCCCGGATGACGGTCAAGAACTTCGGCGACGTGACCGAAGGGCCGTTCAATGTCCGCTGCGTCATTACGGACGAGAACGACGCCGAGGTGTTCAACCAGGTTGAGCAAATTGCGAGCCTGGCATCGGGTGTGTCGGTGGACTTCGAGTTCGAGAACCATTTCTGGACCGCAGAGCCAGTAGGAACGTACCATGTGCGATGTCAGACCGAGCTGACCGGCGACATGGTTCCTGGAAACGACAAGAAGGAGCACGACTTCGACGTCGTCGCGACCCTGCACGATGTTGGTGTGCACACGGTGCTCGCTCCGCTTGGTACGGTCCGCGAGAACACGACCGTGTTCCCGAAGATGACGGTCCGCAACTACGGTACCGAGACTGAGGGACCGTTTGCCGTCCGTTGCATCATTACGGATGAGAACGATGCCGAGGTGTTCAATGAGGCCGAGGAGATTGCGAGCTTGGCGTCAGGTGGGTCAATGGACTTTGAGTTCACACTCCACTCCTGGCTTGCAACGCCGCAGGGCAGTTTCCAAGTGCGTTGCACGACCGAACTCGCGGGTGATGAGGAGAATCTGAACGACTGGTGCGACCGCGACTTCGTTGTTGCACCAGCCTGGAGCTCGGGCTGGCAGGAGGTTAGACCGGTGCCTAAGACCCCGACTGAGAAGGCGGTCAAGGACGGTGCGTGGATTGTGAAGCATCCTGTCACGGACGGAGACAACGTTCTGTACGTAGCCAAGGGCAACAAGACGACCGACTTCTACATGTACGACCCGCTGGCCGGTGACTCCGGGACGTGGTATGAGAAACGGCCAATTCCTGGAACTGAGGGCACAAAAACCAAGC from candidate division WOR-3 bacterium includes the following:
- a CDS encoding T9SS type A sorting domain-containing protein — translated: GWATVRYSLAKPGPVLVTVFDVAGRAVEQQAFTANRVGLAELDLRKLPAGIYLVRLDAEGLTRTQKLVVQR
- a CDS encoding FlgD immunoglobulin-like domain containing protein, whose amino-acid sequence is MRKHSLPNVLFLLALAVSAAQAGYAITGWLRTRDYTVQIDSVTWYVPLVPYPICHPTPDWKGPPNSQDSCMFPVIQGRPSRAIIRYGVDSIPNLRLEIMPYLEDTWYTLPVSLGQRDDALPLVQFKGTVTALEELSAGMAARHEPLVKPSIVQNRVWIDFTQTRDEELKVLLYDPAGRVVRTICQERLRPGRHMFTWDCHDDAGHRVRPGVYFVRLETGTRTARAKIIVQD
- a CDS encoding exo-alpha-sialidase, with translation MEKLRTYTFVCLVLFALGLLRVATAGWDPIQQLTSGPDNASLPTKGRSCATQGNYVHLAYAGKLSATDVVLYMRSTDQGSTWQAPVFLDSATFGNRFGLYADGAGVLHFFNCRKYTTNIYYRRSTNNGETWEPAVVLTSPYQEPAYAADDEARAYVLDVNSSGDRVQLWRTTNSGQNWEGPIVVCQGAKYDAVRVTADHQGRVHAIWRCGTTVGQVWYARSTDNGLSWSTPYQTTSYDSGATTKGVYSDRSQAIVITFSCNREDDYVVSSNGGLSWGTPRALPWPGLGIEDCWADEYNGLHALGLMSSSRVMYFRGNEAASGWGDTVELTGFPSGAVRQNPMVVIDDDHNVHAFWIGRESGTKQVYYRRGLGVGGAAEPISPQPGRGPRLLPNPARTVVFLPGHDPVQLFNHLGQKVAELHPGTNNISSLPNGLFFATSAGSGAATCLVKR
- a CDS encoding T9SS type A sorting domain-containing protein encodes the protein MRRVCVALAVLVLPALWITANAASVSIRPQSLSARVEQVQALRHRPDRLQLLKSAGDVVTPGQPQAQSGIRRLETPWVPTDALSQWDWPECGYETENCAWIKSVPLSDVLEPYLWDDWPYGGAPWNGHPVTAGDIVCFGGPGYIRAYDITDGTVLWERSLGGTGYWEGCYAIFSYGGTEYMLAAHYTGGGASGTEAAAGAFRVTDGAPLWTRTWDINMPVWHFATPTIIGTKAYYATFDYDQLNGTIGPGHILEVDLSNGAISSFPQFTTGTGCWSGGQATDGQFMYPACGSYIGPGRVEKWNLTTKTQVAVSQSMGEPAWGGTAYAEVNGIGYVYALSAATQSSGGHVWCFKASDLSLVWSVAVSGGFDCQVPTVTDNGVYVTTYSGGYLYNFDLLTGAKLPGWPAQYVTMPGGYGQDGQLAATGRDGQGERLYVADGVDLWVYDQLTGTALQRVSYTWGSGCCVIRPAGYCIINSWWDDIAVYEIQDRTTLAHDVGVSAILEPSSARVHTGEQITPTVTVTNFGTSDEYDVPVYFVAEREGTPEYTGYREISVLPSGSSVDVNFLPDWEVAALLWHGYTIDAYTDLSGDQNPNNDHRGMICLVTADTLFSNRIMTDAAPTIDGTMSPGEWDEAYAFNASNVFGWFGTPHGPEAAYGWLLHDGNYLYMAYSMPEDPNRSIEDQIQFFCDENNNGVWEMGLTEGQHSIWVNGSLADQVQYRPWMPTSPPSPGTWMPATGSQSASSASSGHMVFEARIPFGSDLWNLNLNPNGDTCGLWLFELAGPVASATWYGWWRSEISDAQCTYPQYYGKLILLPPPEPVVSGVVPDVGPRLWTGDVTIYGSNFAPGASSNFGTGITVNSTTYNSPTQLTANITIAATAPTGPHDVAVTTVGGTATLQGGFTVTNPVPTLTSIVPTSGDRLQTLDVTFDGSNYIQDVTTVSFGTNITVNSVTVTDPTQLSANITIAAAAATGARDVSVTNPAPGGGTATLSGGFTVTNPAPTLTGILPNIGARTATLDVSFTGNNFFGDATTVDFGADITVNSVTVNSLTQLVANITIDASAALGPRDVSVINAGPGGGTATLTDGFTVVEAAPGAFDLLTPPNHATGVPTSGELTWEPADGATTYDVYLGTTSPPPLYDDDIGNVTSYAYSGLAGNRRYYWAIEARNSNPVPTRCNEDFDFTTQAGGVLHDVGVTAVLRPATVVGLGQDVYPRMTVKNFGDVTEGPFNVRCVITDENDAEVFNQVEQIASLASGVSVDFEFENHFWTAEPVGTYHVRCQTELTGDMVPGNDKKEHDFDVVATLHDVGVHTVLAPLGTVRENTTVFPKMTVRNYGTETEGPFAVRCIITDENDAEVFNEAEEIASLASGGSMDFEFTLHSWLATPQGSFQVRCTTELAGDEENLNDWCDRDFVVAPAWSSGWQEVRPVPKTPTEKAVKDGAWIVKHPVTDGDNVLYVAKGNKTTDFYMYDPLAGDSGTWYEKRPIPGTEGTKTKPPSKGCAGVSDGSQYIYVTKGNNTLGFWRYDAASNTWDSLDGVPLGRYNKRVKGGTDMVFALYKDTGCVYLLKGYKTEFYRYNPLASRWDTLPEVPYGMGKQKYDKGSFLVYDGENFIYAHQAKYYDKSAENPHHYMFRYDIAGDSWYRTAKKGIPVYALEGGRTKKKKSADGAAGAWYDGHLYALKGGNTQGFFKYFPAGDTWTQLDTVPGNGSTAKKKRVKSGGDLVSWGGGAFFALKGNKTFEFWRYVEGPAALGLPLAANRYGVQAGLSTQRSALSVSPNPLANGWATVRYSLAKPGPVLVTVFDVAGRAVEQQAFSANRTGAMTLDVRRLPAGIYLVRLDAEGLTRTQKLVVQR